The following are encoded together in the Microterricola viridarii genome:
- a CDS encoding sigma-70 family RNA polymerase sigma factor, with the protein MSTESPGAETPPADHLDLSALFEEQALPFIDQLYGAALRMTKNPSDAQDLVQETFVKAFAAFKQFEQGTNLKAWLYRILTNTFINTYRKKQREPFQGTIDELEDWQLGGAESRTASASRSAEAEAIDHLPDSAVKDALQSLPEDFRLAVYFADVEGFSYQEIADMMKTPIGTVMSRLHRGRRMLREMLAGYAQEQGIGLTHDTGARTPRSKK; encoded by the coding sequence ATGAGCACCGAATCACCGGGCGCGGAAACGCCCCCAGCAGACCACCTAGATCTGAGTGCGCTGTTCGAAGAGCAGGCGCTGCCCTTCATCGACCAGCTCTACGGCGCTGCGCTGCGGATGACGAAGAACCCCTCCGATGCGCAAGACCTCGTGCAGGAGACCTTCGTCAAGGCCTTCGCAGCGTTCAAGCAGTTCGAGCAGGGCACGAACCTCAAGGCGTGGCTCTACCGGATCCTCACCAACACGTTTATCAACACGTACCGCAAGAAGCAGCGCGAGCCTTTCCAGGGCACGATCGACGAGCTCGAAGACTGGCAGTTGGGCGGCGCAGAGTCGCGCACCGCGAGTGCCAGCCGCTCGGCCGAGGCCGAGGCGATTGACCACCTGCCGGACAGCGCCGTCAAGGACGCGCTGCAGTCCCTGCCGGAGGACTTCCGCCTCGCCGTCTACTTCGCTGACGTCGAGGGATTCTCCTACCAGGAGATCGCCGACATGATGAAGACCCCCATCGGCACCGTGATGAGCCGCCTGCACCGCGGCCGACGGATGCTGCGAGAGATGCTGGCCGGATACGCCCAAGAACAGGGCATCGGCCTCACCCACGACACCGGTGCACGCACACCTAGGAGCAAAAAATGA
- a CDS encoding zf-HC2 domain-containing protein — translation MSDCGCEKAKAELEEYLHNELCSTDAADIREHLENCAECTTEHLVGVMLTETVQRACKETAPEDLRDLVLSRLRLSQQHA, via the coding sequence ATGAGCGATTGCGGATGTGAGAAAGCCAAGGCAGAACTCGAGGAGTACCTGCACAACGAACTCTGCAGCACCGACGCCGCAGACATCCGTGAGCACCTCGAGAACTGCGCTGAGTGCACCACCGAGCACCTCGTCGGCGTGATGCTGACCGAGACAGTGCAGCGCGCCTGCAAGGAGACCGCTCCGGAGGACCTGCGCGACCTGGTGCTCTCGCGCCTGCGCCTCTCCCAGCAGCACGCCTAG
- a CDS encoding sensor histidine kinase produces the protein MSTLSDLVLAQGRSSQVDVDWLHMLVADGQLIADLAFADIVIWVPTEAGSFVAVAHARPSSAATLFYRDFVGQEIKGEWRKQVTEAFETAKIVDNTAPDWYEETPTRVKAVPVMRRISASGSAVAEAPVAVLTRHTNLSEARTPSRQELTFNDCASELFAMIASGDFPDLGAPTGPRRGAPRASDGLIRLDVDGMTTFASPNALSAFNRMGFADELEGESLAEVTTKLLPGKLVVDESLPLVVTGRAPWRTDIEARGVTVGLRAIPIRNRGERVGAIVLCRDVTELRHQERELITKDATIREIHHRVKNNLQTVASLLRIQARRGRSEEAREALTQAMRRVAAIAVVHDTLSEGLSQNVDFDAVFDRVLLLVAEVASAHNTTVHPKSSGTFGVLPSEYATPLALALTELVTNAVEHGLAGREGEVEIIAERDDENLTVRVRDTGSGLPEGKVGSGLGTQIVRTLIQGELGGTIDWHTVLGSGTEVTIEIPLRWLDKRR, from the coding sequence GTGTCGACGCTTAGTGATCTCGTACTTGCCCAGGGCCGCAGCAGCCAGGTTGATGTTGATTGGCTGCACATGCTGGTCGCAGACGGCCAGCTCATCGCCGACCTCGCCTTCGCCGACATCGTCATCTGGGTGCCGACAGAGGCGGGCAGCTTCGTTGCTGTCGCGCACGCCCGGCCCTCCAGCGCCGCCACCCTGTTCTACCGCGACTTCGTCGGCCAGGAGATCAAGGGCGAGTGGCGCAAGCAGGTGACGGAGGCCTTCGAGACCGCGAAGATCGTCGACAACACCGCGCCGGACTGGTACGAGGAGACGCCGACCCGCGTCAAGGCCGTTCCCGTGATGCGCCGGATCTCGGCATCCGGCTCGGCCGTGGCCGAGGCACCCGTCGCCGTGCTCACCCGGCACACCAACCTGAGCGAGGCGCGCACTCCGAGCCGCCAGGAGCTCACCTTCAACGACTGCGCGAGCGAACTGTTCGCGATGATCGCCTCCGGCGATTTCCCCGATCTCGGCGCCCCGACCGGGCCGCGTCGTGGCGCCCCGCGCGCCTCCGACGGCCTGATCCGACTCGACGTGGACGGGATGACGACGTTCGCCAGCCCGAACGCGCTCTCCGCCTTCAACCGGATGGGCTTCGCCGATGAGCTCGAGGGGGAGTCGCTGGCCGAGGTCACCACCAAGCTGCTGCCGGGCAAGCTCGTCGTCGACGAGTCGCTGCCGCTCGTCGTCACCGGCCGTGCCCCCTGGCGCACCGACATCGAGGCGCGCGGCGTCACGGTCGGCCTCCGTGCGATCCCCATCCGCAACCGCGGCGAGCGGGTCGGCGCGATCGTGCTTTGCCGCGACGTGACCGAGCTGCGCCACCAGGAGCGCGAGCTGATCACCAAGGACGCCACGATCCGTGAGATCCACCACCGGGTGAAGAACAACCTGCAGACGGTGGCATCGCTGCTGCGCATCCAGGCCCGCCGCGGCCGCTCTGAGGAGGCCAGGGAGGCGCTGACCCAGGCCATGCGCCGCGTTGCGGCCATCGCCGTCGTGCACGACACCCTCTCGGAGGGGCTCAGCCAGAACGTCGACTTCGACGCCGTATTCGACCGCGTGCTGCTGCTCGTGGCCGAGGTCGCCTCCGCGCACAACACGACCGTCCACCCGAAGTCCAGCGGCACCTTCGGCGTGCTGCCCAGCGAGTACGCGACGCCGCTGGCGCTCGCACTGACCGAGCTCGTCACCAACGCCGTCGAGCACGGGCTGGCCGGCCGCGAGGGCGAGGTCGAGATCATCGCCGAGCGCGATGACGAGAATCTCACCGTGCGGGTGCGCGACACCGGCTCCGGCCTGCCGGAGGGCAAGGTGGGCTCCGGCCTCGGCACCCAGATCGTGCGCACCCTGATCCAGGGCGAGCTCGGCGGAACGATCGATTGGCACACCGTGCTCGGCAGCGGAACCGAGGTCACGATCGAGATCCCGCTGCGCTGGTTGGACAAGCGTCGGTAG
- a CDS encoding AAA family ATPase, translating into MATLVLALDGHTEDRLLADILEHGHHIAARLGTAREVVAALEGGAGPEAARIDAVIVSASTQTLGAELLAVCDRRGIRLIALADDAGERAHAARIGLHEVVVAGAPWAEIEGQLTAGVAERPASEPLAAGGTVIVVWGPGGAPGRTTVAVNIAAEIAALGHSVVLADADSYGGTVAPVLGMLDESPGFAAACRLSGNGGLDQGELERIAQRYLSPQGGLWVLTGIGRAERWPELAAEKVTTTIEACRGWQEYTVIDIGFCLEFDEEIASDLFAPRRNAAAAAALAAADHVVAVGLADPVGMSRFLRGFAALPEHAPTARISVVMNRVRASAVGLDPHGQVRQTLRRFGGIEQATLLPHELNALDTAVLDGRTLRDSAPRSAVRAGIRDLVATELVPDVAQPPRRRALWPLFGAAR; encoded by the coding sequence ATGGCCACCCTGGTGCTCGCCCTCGACGGCCACACAGAGGACAGGCTGCTGGCCGACATCCTCGAGCATGGCCACCACATCGCGGCGAGGCTCGGCACCGCGCGCGAGGTCGTCGCCGCCCTGGAAGGCGGCGCAGGGCCGGAGGCGGCCCGCATCGACGCCGTGATCGTCTCGGCCAGCACGCAGACGCTCGGGGCCGAGCTGCTCGCGGTCTGCGATCGCCGCGGCATCCGTCTCATCGCGCTCGCCGACGACGCAGGGGAGCGCGCGCATGCCGCCCGGATCGGGCTGCACGAGGTGGTCGTGGCCGGCGCGCCCTGGGCAGAGATCGAGGGGCAGCTCACCGCCGGGGTGGCAGAGCGCCCGGCGTCGGAGCCCCTTGCGGCCGGCGGCACCGTGATCGTGGTGTGGGGCCCGGGTGGGGCGCCGGGGCGCACGACGGTTGCGGTGAACATCGCCGCCGAAATCGCCGCGCTCGGCCACTCCGTCGTGCTTGCGGATGCCGACAGCTACGGCGGAACGGTGGCGCCCGTGCTCGGCATGCTGGACGAGTCGCCCGGCTTCGCCGCAGCCTGCCGGCTGAGCGGCAACGGCGGCCTGGACCAGGGCGAGCTGGAGCGGATCGCGCAGCGCTACCTCTCGCCGCAGGGCGGCCTCTGGGTGCTGACCGGCATCGGCCGCGCGGAGCGCTGGCCAGAGCTCGCCGCCGAGAAGGTGACCACGACGATCGAGGCCTGCCGGGGCTGGCAGGAGTACACGGTGATCGACATCGGTTTCTGCCTGGAGTTCGACGAGGAGATCGCCAGCGACCTGTTCGCGCCGCGCCGGAACGCCGCCGCCGCGGCCGCGCTGGCGGCGGCCGACCACGTCGTCGCCGTCGGCTTGGCCGATCCGGTCGGCATGTCCCGGTTCCTGCGCGGGTTCGCGGCGCTGCCGGAGCACGCGCCGACGGCCAGGATCAGTGTCGTCATGAACCGGGTGCGGGCCAGCGCGGTGGGGCTGGACCCGCACGGCCAGGTGCGCCAGACGCTGCGCCGTTTCGGCGGCATCGAACAGGCGACGCTGCTGCCGCACGAGCTGAACGCCCTGGACACGGCCGTGCTGGACGGCCGCACCCTGCGCGACTCCGCGCCCCGCTCGGCTGTGCGGGCCGGCATCCGCGACCTGGTCGCGACAGAACTCGTGCCTGACGTTGCGCAGCCGCCGCGCCGGCGGGCGCTCTGGCCGCTCTTCGGTGCCGCCCGGTAA
- a CDS encoding PGPGW domain-containing protein has product MSEQQSNAKRAGAAVGRATSSAARGTRAAIRKNPTADKVYRTGVGVVGGGTVALGVVLMPLPGPGSLIALGGLGILATEFEGAQKVSRKANAAAKKALDAAKAAKARRDASRAAAPAPQ; this is encoded by the coding sequence ATGAGTGAGCAGCAGAGCAACGCGAAGCGCGCCGGTGCCGCCGTCGGGCGGGCGACCAGCAGCGCCGCGCGCGGAACGCGTGCCGCCATCCGCAAGAACCCGACCGCCGACAAGGTGTACCGCACGGGTGTCGGCGTCGTCGGCGGCGGCACCGTCGCCCTCGGCGTCGTGCTGATGCCGCTCCCCGGTCCAGGCAGTCTGATCGCTCTCGGCGGCCTCGGCATCCTCGCGACCGAGTTCGAGGGCGCCCAGAAGGTGAGCCGCAAGGCGAACGCGGCCGCCAAGAAGGCGCTCGACGCGGCGAAGGCCGCCAAGGCTCGGAGGGACGCGTCCCGCGCGGCCGCCCCCGCACCCCAGTAA
- a CDS encoding MMPL family transporter, which produces MNKTALDRSADPTRPSSRVPRWLRVTIPAVLILVWFALFGIGGASFGSIGAVATNDQVQFLPASSEATRVQQIQSEFRGNESIPAIVIFQRDGGLTDADRTIIADAATAFQATPGVIADGVSPAIPSADGEAAEVFVQIDATAEVKDVVGDLRAELAAIDVDGLTSYLAGPAGFTADLSGAFAGIDGLLLAVALSAVFLILVIVYRSPLLPLIMLGSSMAALCAAVFVVVQLAAADILLINGQTQGILFILVIGAATDYSLLYIARYREALHVHESKWTATWAALRGSWEPILAAGGTVIAALLLLLFSELNSNKILGPVAAIGIVFALLASLTLLPALMLWAGRTAFWPRRPKVGEVGPSEKSLTAKGIWPSLARFIRRRPRTIWITSTLLLGVMALGLLGLKADGVASSEFVLGESQSRDGQALISEHFPGGSGTPAVIVAPEGALQPAADVLLATDGVDSVSVLSADSPSGTLPVTAEGIQPVGAPGSAPAEPTVINGQVLLQATLNYAGDSLQAEALVTELRTELASVGTAEDPVLVGGTTAVALDTNTAAIHDRNLIIPLVLIVIMLILMVLLRSIVAPLLLIGSVVLSFASALGVSALVFNNVFHFAGADPVVPLFGFVFLVALGVDYNIFLMTRVREETKVHGAREGVLRGLVLTGGVITSAGLVLAATFAALGVLPILFLAQLAFIVAFGVLLDTFLVRSLLIPALSYDIGRAIWWPSKLSRMPDSPRFTASEK; this is translated from the coding sequence GTGAACAAAACTGCCCTCGATCGGTCCGCAGATCCAACCCGCCCCTCGTCTCGTGTGCCCCGCTGGCTGCGGGTCACGATCCCGGCGGTCCTGATACTCGTCTGGTTCGCCTTGTTCGGCATCGGAGGGGCGTCGTTCGGCTCCATCGGCGCCGTCGCGACGAACGACCAGGTGCAGTTCCTGCCGGCCAGCTCAGAGGCCACCCGGGTGCAGCAGATCCAGTCCGAGTTCCGGGGCAACGAGTCGATCCCCGCGATCGTGATCTTCCAGCGCGACGGCGGCCTCACGGATGCCGACCGCACGATCATCGCGGACGCGGCCACCGCGTTCCAGGCCACGCCGGGCGTGATCGCCGACGGTGTCTCCCCGGCGATCCCCTCGGCGGACGGAGAGGCAGCCGAGGTGTTCGTCCAGATCGACGCCACCGCGGAAGTCAAGGATGTCGTCGGCGACCTGCGCGCTGAGCTGGCGGCGATCGACGTCGACGGACTCACCAGCTACCTTGCCGGCCCGGCCGGATTCACCGCAGATCTCTCTGGCGCGTTTGCCGGAATCGACGGCCTGCTGCTCGCCGTCGCCCTCTCGGCGGTCTTCCTGATCCTCGTCATCGTCTACCGCTCGCCGCTGCTGCCGCTGATCATGCTGGGCTCCAGCATGGCCGCCCTCTGCGCGGCGGTCTTCGTCGTCGTGCAGCTGGCCGCCGCCGACATCCTGCTCATCAACGGCCAGACCCAGGGCATCCTCTTCATCCTCGTGATCGGTGCCGCCACCGACTACTCGCTGCTCTACATCGCGCGCTACCGCGAGGCACTGCACGTGCACGAGAGCAAGTGGACAGCCACCTGGGCGGCGCTGCGCGGCTCGTGGGAGCCCATTCTCGCCGCGGGCGGCACGGTGATCGCCGCGCTGCTGTTGCTGCTGTTCAGCGAGCTGAACTCCAACAAGATCCTCGGCCCCGTTGCCGCCATCGGCATCGTGTTCGCACTGCTGGCCTCGCTCACCCTGCTGCCCGCCCTGATGCTGTGGGCCGGGCGCACGGCGTTCTGGCCGCGCCGGCCGAAGGTGGGCGAGGTGGGCCCGAGCGAGAAGAGTCTCACCGCGAAGGGGATCTGGCCGTCGCTGGCCCGGTTCATCCGCCGCCGCCCCCGCACCATCTGGATCACGTCCACCCTGCTTCTCGGCGTGATGGCACTCGGGCTGCTCGGGCTGAAGGCCGACGGTGTGGCGTCGAGTGAGTTCGTGCTGGGGGAGTCGCAGTCCCGTGACGGCCAGGCGCTCATCTCCGAACACTTCCCCGGTGGCTCCGGCACCCCGGCCGTGATCGTCGCCCCGGAGGGGGCGCTGCAGCCCGCCGCCGACGTGCTGCTGGCCACCGACGGGGTCGACTCCGTCAGCGTGCTCTCCGCCGACTCGCCGAGCGGCACCCTGCCGGTCACCGCCGAGGGCATCCAGCCGGTCGGTGCGCCGGGCAGCGCCCCGGCCGAGCCCACCGTCATCAACGGCCAGGTGCTTCTGCAGGCGACCCTCAACTACGCCGGCGACTCGCTCCAGGCCGAGGCCCTCGTCACCGAGCTGCGCACCGAGCTGGCCTCGGTCGGCACCGCGGAGGACCCTGTGCTGGTCGGCGGCACGACCGCCGTCGCGCTGGACACGAACACGGCGGCCATCCACGACCGTAACCTGATCATCCCGCTCGTTCTGATCGTGATCATGCTGATCCTGATGGTGCTGCTGCGCTCGATCGTCGCGCCGCTGCTGCTCATCGGCAGCGTGGTGCTGTCGTTCGCCTCGGCCCTCGGCGTCTCCGCGCTCGTGTTCAACAACGTGTTCCACTTCGCCGGAGCCGACCCGGTGGTGCCACTGTTCGGCTTCGTGTTCCTGGTGGCCCTCGGCGTCGATTACAACATCTTCTTGATGACCAGGGTGCGCGAAGAGACCAAGGTGCACGGCGCCAGGGAGGGCGTGCTGCGCGGACTCGTCCTGACCGGCGGCGTGATCACCTCGGCCGGCCTCGTGCTGGCTGCCACCTTCGCCGCGCTCGGTGTGCTGCCGATCCTGTTCCTGGCCCAGCTCGCCTTCATCGTCGCCTTCGGTGTTCTGCTGGACACATTCCTGGTGCGCTCCCTGCTGATCCCGGCGCTCAGCTACGACATCGGACGCGCCATCTGGTGGCCGTCGAAGTTGTCGCGGATGCCGGACTCGCCCCGCTTCACGGCCAGCGAGAAGTAG
- the aroA gene encoding 3-phosphoshikimate 1-carboxyvinyltransferase: protein MLISRYSKPDFDPYGENSPEPEETLWPAPTATGPTSAVLSLPGSKSLTNRELVLSALADGPSLLRSPLHSRDSELMVEALRELGTVIEAVPGNGEYGDDLLITPVEELSGSTTIDCGLAGTVMRFLPPLAGLALGPTTFDGDDAARRRPMATTISSLRALGVDINDDGRPVLPFTVHGTGHIVGGEVTIDASLSSQFVSGLLLAASRFDNGLSLTHSGERLPSLPHIEMTIATLAARGVTVDSPATGQWVVAPGPIAAADVDIEPDLSNAAPFLAAALVTGGTVTITGWPNETTQIGARLADLLPLFGATVSRDGDRLTVTGGDGIRGVTLDLPEGGELVPNLVALAALASEPSTITGIGHIRHHETDRLAALVTEINKLGGKVTELPDGLHIEPAELHGGTWLSYEDHRMATTGAIIGLAVPGVQIENIDTTAKTLPQFTQLWHAMLGGHGA from the coding sequence ATGCTGATCTCGAGATATTCCAAGCCCGACTTCGACCCCTACGGCGAAAACAGCCCAGAGCCCGAAGAAACGCTGTGGCCCGCGCCAACGGCGACGGGTCCGACGAGCGCCGTGCTCTCGCTGCCCGGCTCGAAATCACTGACCAACCGCGAACTCGTGCTCTCTGCGCTGGCCGATGGCCCGTCGCTGCTGCGTTCCCCGCTGCACTCGCGCGACAGCGAGCTGATGGTCGAGGCGCTCCGTGAGCTCGGCACCGTGATCGAGGCCGTGCCCGGAAACGGCGAGTACGGCGACGACCTGCTGATCACCCCTGTCGAGGAACTCTCCGGCAGCACCACGATCGACTGCGGCCTGGCCGGCACCGTCATGCGCTTCCTGCCGCCGTTGGCCGGGCTCGCACTCGGTCCCACCACCTTCGACGGCGACGATGCCGCCCGCCGCCGCCCGATGGCGACCACGATCAGCTCGCTGCGCGCGCTCGGCGTCGACATCAACGACGACGGCCGCCCCGTGCTGCCTTTCACCGTGCACGGCACGGGCCACATCGTCGGCGGCGAGGTCACGATCGACGCGTCGCTCTCCAGCCAGTTCGTCTCCGGGCTGCTGCTGGCCGCCTCCCGCTTCGACAACGGCCTCTCGCTCACCCACTCCGGCGAGCGGCTGCCGAGCCTGCCGCACATCGAAATGACGATTGCAACGCTGGCCGCCCGCGGGGTCACTGTCGACTCTCCCGCCACCGGCCAGTGGGTCGTCGCGCCCGGCCCGATCGCGGCCGCGGATGTCGACATCGAGCCCGACCTCTCCAACGCCGCACCATTCCTCGCCGCCGCCCTCGTCACCGGCGGCACCGTGACGATCACCGGCTGGCCGAACGAGACCACGCAGATCGGCGCCCGGCTGGCCGACCTGCTGCCGCTCTTCGGCGCCACGGTCAGCCGTGACGGCGACCGCCTCACCGTGACCGGCGGCGACGGCATCCGTGGCGTCACTCTCGACCTGCCCGAGGGCGGGGAGCTCGTTCCGAACTTGGTCGCGCTGGCCGCACTCGCCAGCGAGCCCAGCACAATCACCGGCATCGGCCACATCCGTCACCACGAGACCGACCGGCTGGCCGCGCTCGTCACCGAGATCAACAAGCTCGGCGGCAAGGTCACCGAGCTGCCGGACGGCCTGCACATCGAGCCGGCCGAGCTGCACGGCGGCACCTGGCTGAGCTATGAGGACCACCGCATGGCCACGACCGGCGCCATCATCGGCCTCGCCGTGCCCGGCGTCCAGATCGAGAACATCGACACGACCGCCAAGACGCTGCCGCAGTTCACCCAGCTCTGGCACGCCATGCTGGGCGGCCACGGCGCATGA
- a CDS encoding WhiB family transcriptional regulator gives MDWRDKAACLTADPELFFPVGNTGPAVDQIEKAKAVCGRCNVTEICLQYALETGQDSGVWGGLSEDERRALKRRAARARRAS, from the coding sequence ATGGATTGGCGCGATAAAGCTGCCTGCCTGACCGCCGACCCCGAGCTCTTCTTCCCTGTGGGGAATACGGGCCCGGCCGTCGACCAGATCGAGAAGGCGAAGGCCGTCTGCGGCCGCTGCAACGTCACCGAGATCTGCCTGCAGTATGCACTGGAGACCGGACAGGACTCCGGTGTCTGGGGAGGCCTCAGCGAGGACGAGCGCCGCGCGCTCAAGCGCCGCGCCGCACGCGCACGCCGCGCTTCCTAG
- the rsgA gene encoding ribosome small subunit-dependent GTPase A — protein MSWWAGADDDDDEQELDESAVRVRPNRKGNRPRTKTRPEHNDALTGRVLGVDRGRYTVLLDENTPEERQVTSARASELRKKAVVTGDRVDIVGDTSGAEGSLSRIVRIQPRVTLLRRSADDTDAVERVIVANADQMLIVVAAANPEPRIRLVDRYLVAAYDAGITPILCVTKTDLADPAEFLANFAGLEFQVFTSRTDEMPIEEISAALVGHDTVFVGHSGVGKSTLVNALVPDAHRAVGVVNTVTGRGRHTSSSTVSLRLQTDAGRGWCIDTPGVRSFGLGHINTENILKAFTDLAAIAEECPRGCTHLPDAPDCAIVEAVEAGRLGDTGPARLDSLQRLLGTFAPSNRTVTSER, from the coding sequence ATGAGCTGGTGGGCAGGCGCCGACGATGACGATGACGAGCAGGAGCTCGACGAGTCGGCCGTGCGGGTTCGGCCGAACCGCAAGGGCAACCGGCCGCGCACCAAAACGAGGCCAGAGCACAACGACGCCTTGACCGGGCGTGTGCTCGGCGTCGACCGCGGGCGCTACACGGTGCTGCTCGACGAGAACACACCGGAGGAACGCCAGGTCACCTCCGCGCGCGCCAGCGAGCTGCGCAAGAAGGCCGTCGTCACCGGCGACCGCGTCGACATCGTCGGCGACACCTCCGGCGCAGAGGGCAGCCTCAGCAGGATCGTGAGGATCCAGCCGCGCGTCACGCTGTTGCGCCGCAGCGCCGACGACACCGACGCCGTGGAGCGCGTGATCGTCGCCAACGCCGACCAGATGCTGATCGTGGTGGCCGCCGCCAACCCGGAGCCGCGCATCCGCCTGGTGGACCGTTACCTGGTCGCCGCATATGACGCCGGCATCACGCCGATCCTCTGCGTCACCAAGACCGACCTCGCCGACCCGGCCGAGTTCCTGGCCAACTTCGCCGGGCTCGAGTTCCAGGTGTTCACGAGCCGCACCGATGAGATGCCGATCGAGGAGATCTCGGCCGCCCTGGTCGGGCACGACACCGTCTTCGTCGGCCACTCCGGCGTCGGCAAGTCGACCCTCGTCAACGCCCTCGTGCCCGACGCACACCGCGCCGTCGGTGTGGTCAACACGGTCACCGGGCGTGGGCGGCACACCTCCTCGTCGACGGTCTCCCTGCGCCTGCAGACAGATGCCGGCCGCGGCTGGTGCATCGATACCCCCGGCGTGCGCTCCTTCGGCCTCGGCCACATCAACACGGAGAACATCCTCAAGGCCTTCACCGACCTGGCTGCGATCGCCGAGGAGTGCCCGCGCGGCTGCACCCACCTTCCAGACGCGCCGGACTGCGCCATCGTCGAGGCCGTCGAGGCTGGGCGCCTGGGCGACACCGGCCCGGCCCGGCTGGACTCGTTGCAGCGCCTGCTCGGCACCTTCGCGCCGTCCAACCGCACGGTCACGTCAGAGCGCTAG